A genomic window from Camelina sativa cultivar DH55 chromosome 2, Cs, whole genome shotgun sequence includes:
- the LOC104744337 gene encoding protein arginine N-methyltransferase 2-like has protein sequence MEEADQLCLAAKSNDLKKVQTLINSGADVTHFDNDGLTPLMHAAKIGNAEIVTALLEAGAPWNALTPSNLSAGDFAMEEGHQEAFDLLLKTGIQSELILGTIARNQTKKEYSNQEYLQDRVSFSEDKIMDSESKGVMMAWEKPLMEAHAKAICISGGHILNVGFGMGLVDTAIQQYGPSKHTIIEAHPEVYKRMIESGWGEKENVEIVFGRWQDVLDKLDDRFDGIFFDTYGEYYEDLREFHQNLPKLLKPDGVYSYFNGFCGSNAFFHVVYCNLVTLEIENLGFSTQLIPLPVKDCLGDDVWEGVKQKYWQLDTYYLPVCQFSD, from the coding sequence ATGGAAGAAGCAGATCAGCTATGTTTAGCTGCTAAATCCAACGACTTGAAAAAGGTCCAAACTTTAATAAACTCCGGAGCCGACGTCACACATTTCGACAACGATGGTCTAACTCCGTTAATGCACGCCGCTAAAATCGGAAACGCAGAGATAGTAACGGCGTTACTCGAAGCCGGAGCTCCGTGGAACGCTTTAACTCCGTCGAATCTCTCAGCAGGAGACTTCGCCATGGAAGAAGGACACCAAGAAgcctttgatcttcttctcaaaaCGGGGATCCAATCAGAGCTAATCTTAGGAACAATcgcaagaaaccaaaccaagaaGGAGTACTCTAACCAAGAGTATCTTCAAGATCGTGTTAGTTTCAGTGAAGACAAGATCATGGATAGTGAAAGCAAAGGTGTGATGATGGCTTGGGAAAAACCATTAATGGAAGCTCACGCTAAAGCGATTTGTATCAGCGGTGGTCACATTTTAAACGTTGGATTCGGTATGGGACTTGTGGATACAGCGATACAACAGTATGGTCCGAGTAAACACACGATCATCGAAGCTCATCCTGAGGTGTATAAGCGTATGATTGAATCTGGttggggagagaaagagaatgtGGAGATTGTTTTTGGAAGGTGGCAAGATGTTCTTGATAAGCTTGATGATCGTTTTGATGGGATCTTTTTTGATACTTATGGAGAGTATTATGAAGATTTGAGAGAGTTTCATCAGAATCTTCCCAAGTTGTTGAAGCCTGATGGGGTTTATTCGTATTTCAATGGGTTTTGTGGGAGTAATGCGTTTTTTCATGTGGTGTATTGCAATTTGGTGACTTTGGAGATtgagaatttagggtttagcaCTCAGTTGATTCCATTGCCGGTTAAGGATTGCCTTGGGGATGATGTTTGGGAAGGTGTCAAGCAAAAGTATTGGCAGCTTGATACTTATTATCTCCCTGTTTGTCAGTTTAGTGACTGA